The Rhodospirillaceae bacterium genome has a window encoding:
- a CDS encoding LapA family protein gives MRLITWLIGVAVAITTILFAVSNRETVSITLWPFPFALDVGVYIVVLAGVFAGFLVGALVTWLAGAKHRRRVRLQRAEIRTLEGELADIRLRLAEAIKQRAA, from the coding sequence ATGCGACTCATAACTTGGCTCATTGGTGTCGCCGTCGCGATTACGACCATCCTTTTTGCTGTCTCAAACCGTGAAACAGTATCCATAACCTTATGGCCGTTTCCCTTCGCCCTTGATGTCGGCGTTTACATCGTCGTCCTGGCCGGTGTGTTTGCCGGGTTTTTGGTTGGGGCTCTGGTCACCTGGCTTGCAGGCGCCAAGCACCGTCGCCGCGTCCGCCTGCAACGGGCTGAAATCCGCACCCTAGAAGGTGAATTGGCCGATATCCGGTTACGTCTGGCTGAGGCCATAAAACAGCGCGCAGCCTAA